Proteins from a single region of Abyssalbus ytuae:
- a CDS encoding family 16 glycosylhydrolase, with protein MIKKFFNKAILFMFIIGSAMVHTGYSQCSELIFEDDFTGSSVDLQKWEFDNGDGCPTLCGWGNAEEQYYRAENTTIENGNLVITTKYENFGGKAYTSSKLVSTDTYNSKFGRYEASIKLPSAGGIWPAFWLLPENGNWPNTGEIDIMEAQHKNPHSVGGTVHYYNGGHQFNGREYNAGLDLSEGFHEYAIEWEPDEIRWYVDDTLYHTVTRANTVDPWPFDEGEWYIILNVAVGGTGTPYTGYVSPTPADYPTQMLVDYVRVYSGTFNTQISGDNKVYQGETGKVYNITPIDGASYNWSVPAGASIVSGQGTNSVTINWGNTGGDVKAVVSVPGCGDNEFKMSVSVNTPKTLEFIFEDFENNRNISYSDKTDGTLTQSINNPGPNTVNNSSVTGQYIRATGAQYDGLYMLSQNIGNALEYVSGEKSVWLDVYSDAPIGTEFMLQIENSTLSSGDWPAGRHSRYSARTTTQNQWETLEFELVDRPDTGVGALDVDQFVLLIQPDSYTGHTVYIDNLRKMDAPDAVLLDEVMIADFDGTNNLTLFFENGEFSADVANPSPNSVNNSANVGQYIRGSFELYDVVSFSTNIIENTGPFIEGDNIFYMDIYTSAPVGTEISLSLENQVASSNDYPSGRNSQYTSVVKEQNAWHTIAFTYASSPDGATSNLSVDEISILFNPNSNTSETYYFDNFRYGVTKLPPVYEFSAMIQDYDGTNNLSLNSTTTGVYNANISNPSANSVNSSANVAQYLRDNTELYDVLFFNTSYITDASAYVAGEKRFAMDVYTSAPAGTIISWQLEAGSVSTPENYPAGRHSIYQAAVKEQNTWHTLEFVLVSTPDLVVSDDQIDNVVLLFDPGKESGDTFYIDNLRILNKQTEQEEPVLTSINVTPLSSSIQAGQSQQFSAQGYDQFGNAINVDYTWSATGGNIDQNGLFTSSSDGSFTVTSSNGEISGSAQIIVNTVTNASPLPGKIEAEDYKDGGEGTGYHDVDAGNTGGAYKNDDVDIEVTGDESGDYNVGWIEAGEWLAYDINATATSQTYDIEFRIASPSGDGSFHLELDGASVTDVINVTATGGWQSYTTVTVNNIYINSGLHELRIVFDSSGLNLNYIEFSEHTDANGGEDDSCSGIAENGHYSYSISSDTDNPTITFIPEISGTGDSVCILYYGTSATGPYPGYMVTPNVPYQINAVQGEQVYFYYTYSLASGGENNTAATPHTFIVGNCGNTKSSLSSKTVNPQEPVNVVIHPNPVEDKLNIYANNGFDNFRLYNLSGKLIKTGKLSGNQPLIQLDFTNYEKGVYILKLFNNQHQTEITKRILKK; from the coding sequence ATGATCAAAAAGTTTTTTAATAAGGCTATCCTTTTCATGTTTATCATTGGTTCTGCAATGGTACATACAGGATACTCTCAATGTTCAGAATTGATTTTTGAAGATGATTTTACAGGAAGTTCTGTAGACCTTCAAAAATGGGAATTTGATAATGGTGATGGCTGTCCTACTCTTTGCGGATGGGGAAATGCAGAAGAACAATATTACAGAGCAGAAAATACAACCATAGAAAATGGAAATCTTGTAATAACAACTAAGTACGAAAATTTTGGAGGAAAAGCATATACTTCTTCAAAATTAGTTTCTACCGATACTTATAATTCAAAATTCGGAAGATATGAAGCAAGTATCAAATTACCTTCGGCCGGTGGAATCTGGCCTGCATTCTGGTTGTTACCGGAAAATGGTAACTGGCCCAATACCGGGGAAATTGACATAATGGAAGCCCAACACAAAAACCCTCATAGTGTGGGAGGAACAGTACACTATTATAATGGCGGCCACCAGTTTAACGGAAGAGAATATAATGCAGGGTTAGACCTCTCCGAAGGTTTTCATGAATACGCCATAGAATGGGAACCCGATGAAATAAGATGGTATGTAGATGATACTCTTTATCATACTGTAACCCGTGCCAATACTGTAGACCCATGGCCTTTTGATGAAGGAGAATGGTACATAATATTAAATGTGGCAGTCGGTGGCACCGGAACTCCGTATACAGGTTATGTCTCTCCTACTCCGGCCGATTATCCTACCCAAATGCTGGTAGATTATGTACGTGTTTACAGTGGCACTTTCAATACTCAAATTTCCGGAGATAATAAAGTATACCAAGGCGAAACAGGAAAAGTATATAATATTACCCCCATAGATGGTGCTTCCTATAATTGGTCAGTACCGGCCGGAGCATCTATTGTTTCCGGGCAAGGAACAAACTCTGTTACCATTAACTGGGGAAATACAGGGGGGGATGTAAAAGCTGTGGTAAGTGTACCCGGCTGTGGTGACAATGAATTTAAAATGAGCGTTTCAGTAAACACTCCTAAAACTTTAGAATTTATTTTTGAGGACTTCGAAAATAACAGGAATATATCTTATTCCGACAAAACAGACGGAACGCTTACTCAATCCATAAATAACCCCGGGCCAAATACTGTAAATAACTCTTCTGTGACCGGACAATACATCAGGGCTACAGGTGCACAATATGACGGGCTGTATATGCTATCACAAAATATTGGAAATGCTTTGGAATATGTTTCAGGTGAAAAATCCGTCTGGTTAGATGTTTATAGTGATGCTCCCATAGGTACCGAGTTTATGCTACAAATTGAAAACAGTACTCTTTCTTCGGGTGACTGGCCTGCCGGAAGACATAGCAGGTACAGTGCCCGGACCACAACACAAAATCAATGGGAAACTTTGGAATTTGAATTAGTAGACCGGCCCGATACCGGAGTCGGAGCTTTAGATGTTGATCAGTTTGTGTTACTAATACAACCGGACAGCTATACCGGGCATACCGTTTACATAGATAATCTTAGAAAAATGGATGCTCCGGATGCTGTTTTATTAGATGAAGTTATGATAGCCGATTTTGACGGTACAAATAACCTTACTCTCTTTTTTGAAAATGGTGAATTTTCAGCGGATGTTGCTAATCCTTCTCCAAACAGTGTAAACAACAGTGCAAATGTAGGACAATACATTAGAGGCTCTTTTGAATTATATGATGTAGTAAGTTTTTCTACCAATATAATAGAAAATACAGGGCCTTTTATAGAAGGCGATAATATTTTTTATATGGATATTTACACCTCGGCACCTGTAGGAACCGAAATTTCTTTGAGTTTGGAAAATCAGGTGGCTTCTTCAAATGATTATCCTTCGGGCAGAAACAGTCAGTATACAAGTGTGGTAAAAGAACAAAATGCATGGCATACCATTGCGTTTACTTATGCTTCGTCTCCCGACGGGGCAACTTCTAATCTTTCTGTAGATGAAATAAGTATCCTTTTCAATCCAAATTCAAATACATCGGAAACTTATTATTTTGACAATTTCAGATACGGAGTTACAAAATTACCTCCTGTTTATGAGTTTTCAGCAATGATTCAGGATTACGACGGCACAAATAATTTATCATTAAATTCAACTACAACAGGAGTATATAACGCAAATATTTCTAATCCTTCAGCAAATAGTGTGAACAGTTCTGCCAACGTGGCACAGTATCTAAGAGATAATACAGAATTGTATGATGTTCTCTTTTTTAACACTTCTTATATAACTGATGCCAGTGCATATGTAGCAGGTGAAAAAAGATTTGCCATGGATGTTTACACCAGTGCCCCGGCAGGTACTATTATTAGCTGGCAATTGGAAGCCGGTTCTGTATCTACTCCCGAAAATTATCCGGCAGGAAGACATAGTATATATCAGGCTGCAGTAAAAGAGCAAAATACCTGGCATACTTTAGAGTTTGTTTTGGTCTCTACCCCTGACCTTGTAGTATCAGATGACCAAATTGACAATGTGGTACTACTGTTCGACCCTGGTAAAGAATCCGGCGATACCTTCTATATTGATAATTTAAGAATACTAAATAAGCAAACTGAACAGGAAGAACCGGTTTTAACCTCAATCAATGTGACCCCGCTAAGCAGTAGCATTCAGGCAGGTCAATCCCAACAATTTTCAGCTCAGGGATACGATCAGTTCGGTAATGCTATAAATGTAGATTACACATGGTCTGCAACCGGTGGTAATATTGACCAGAATGGCTTATTTACTTCTTCATCCGATGGCAGCTTTACTGTGACGTCTAGCAACGGAGAAATTTCAGGGAGTGCTCAAATTATTGTAAATACTGTAACTAATGCCTCCCCTCTACCCGGAAAAATAGAGGCTGAAGATTATAAAGATGGTGGCGAAGGAACAGGTTATCATGATGTTGATGCCGGAAATACCGGGGGAGCTTATAAAAATGATGATGTTGACATTGAAGTTACCGGAGATGAGTCCGGCGATTATAACGTTGGGTGGATTGAAGCAGGTGAATGGCTGGCATATGATATTAATGCTACCGCTACATCCCAAACATATGACATAGAGTTTAGAATAGCTTCTCCCTCCGGTGACGGAAGTTTTCATTTAGAACTGGATGGCGCCTCCGTAACCGATGTTATTAATGTTACTGCAACGGGGGGATGGCAATCATACACCACAGTTACAGTCAATAATATTTATATAAACAGTGGATTGCATGAATTACGTATAGTTTTTGATAGCAGTGGATTAAATTTAAATTATATTGAATTTTCTGAACATACTGATGCAAATGGTGGAGAAGATGATTCATGTTCAGGAATTGCGGAAAATGGTCATTATAGTTATTCAATATCTTCTGATACTGATAACCCGACCATAACTTTTATCCCGGAAATATCGGGCACGGGGGATTCCGTATGTATTTTATATTACGGTACATCTGCTACAGGCCCTTATCCAGGCTATATGGTAACACCAAACGTACCATATCAAATTAATGCAGTACAGGGAGAACAGGTATATTTTTACTATACTTACAGCTTGGCCTCCGGAGGAGAAAATAACACAGCTGCAACCCCCCATACTTTTATTGTGGGAAACTGCGGAAATACAAAATCCTCATTAAGCTCCAAAACTGTTAACCCTCAGGAACCAGTAAATGTGGTTATACATCCCAATCCTGTAGAGGATAAGTTGAATATTTATGCCAACAACGGGTTTGATAATTTCAGATTATATAATTTGTCAGGAAAATTAATTAAAACCGGAAAATTATCTGGTAATCAACCATTAATACAATTAGATTTTACAAATTATGAGAAAGGGGTATATATTCTTAAACTTTTTAATAATCAACATCAAACAGAAATTACAAAAAGAATTCTAAAAAAATAA
- the bglX gene encoding beta-glucosidase BglX, which yields MKTSAIFIIITSFLLFSCQKKEQVNSTNKPLTEIDKKVDSLLSIMTLQEKIGQMNQYNGFWDVTGPTPTNGDAAKKYEHLKSGWVGSMLNVTGVEEVRKVQKIAVEESRLGIPLIIGFDVIHGYKTTSPIPLAEAASWDMEAIKKSAEVAADEASASGINWTFAPMVDISRDARWGRVMEGAGEDTFLGSKIAYARIKGFQGNDLSKNNTIAACAKHFAGYGFAEAGRDYNTVDVGLSTLRNVIFPPFKASVEADVKTFMNSFNELNGIPATGNKFLQRDILKNEWNFNGFVVSDWGSISEMIVHGYSSNGKEAAQQAVTAGSDMDMESYLYVKNLEQLVKEDKIDESLIDDAARRILKVKFELGLFDDPYRYCDTERESKVVGSSENRKAVLDIAKKSIVLLKNEKQLLPLKKEGLKIALIGPLANDKNSPLGSWRLAADDNSAISVLEGLQKYNSNKINFTKGVELVEGNTAFVFETKINKSNKQGMDKALANAKNADVVVMVLGEYGYQSGEGRSRASLDLPGLQQELLEKVFAVNKNIVLVLMNGRPLTINWADKNIPAILEAWHLGTESGNAIAQVLYGDYNPSGKLPMTFPRNVGQIPVYYNYKNTGRPVIPGENLVFWTHYIDEVNTPLYPFGHGLSYTTFKYENLRLSKSEFGSGQSIDVSFTLTNTGKYEGKEVVQLYIRDLVGSVTRPVRELKNFEMVSLKPGESKTVTFKIDEETIQFYTANNKWEAESGEFKVFVGGSSYTTLESSFSFNK from the coding sequence ATGAAAACATCTGCTATATTTATAATTATTACCTCTTTTCTTCTCTTCAGTTGTCAAAAAAAAGAACAAGTTAATTCCACTAATAAACCTCTAACCGAAATCGACAAAAAAGTAGACTCCCTGCTATCCATAATGACCTTACAGGAAAAAATAGGTCAGATGAATCAGTATAACGGGTTTTGGGATGTTACCGGTCCTACACCAACCAACGGGGATGCGGCAAAAAAATACGAACATTTAAAATCCGGGTGGGTGGGTTCTATGTTAAATGTAACAGGAGTCGAAGAAGTCAGAAAAGTACAAAAGATAGCTGTTGAAGAATCAAGATTGGGAATTCCTTTAATTATAGGATTTGATGTTATTCATGGTTATAAAACCACCAGTCCCATTCCGTTGGCAGAAGCAGCCAGTTGGGATATGGAAGCAATAAAAAAATCTGCCGAAGTTGCAGCCGATGAAGCATCTGCCAGTGGCATAAACTGGACTTTTGCCCCTATGGTAGACATCTCACGCGATGCCCGTTGGGGAAGAGTGATGGAAGGAGCCGGAGAGGATACCTTTTTAGGCAGCAAAATAGCTTATGCCCGTATAAAAGGCTTTCAGGGGAATGACCTTTCAAAAAACAATACCATTGCCGCCTGTGCCAAACACTTTGCCGGCTACGGATTTGCTGAGGCAGGAAGGGACTATAACACGGTAGATGTAGGTTTATCTACCCTCAGAAATGTTATCTTTCCTCCGTTTAAAGCATCGGTTGAAGCTGATGTAAAAACTTTTATGAATTCATTTAATGAACTAAATGGTATTCCTGCTACAGGAAATAAATTTTTACAAAGAGATATACTTAAGAACGAATGGAATTTTAACGGATTTGTGGTATCCGATTGGGGTTCTATAAGCGAAATGATCGTTCATGGTTATTCGAGTAATGGTAAAGAAGCAGCTCAACAAGCTGTCACAGCAGGTTCCGATATGGATATGGAATCTTATTTATATGTTAAAAACCTTGAACAACTGGTTAAAGAAGACAAGATAGATGAATCTTTAATAGATGATGCCGCCCGAAGAATACTCAAAGTTAAATTTGAACTGGGGCTTTTTGATGACCCTTACAGGTATTGTGATACTGAAAGGGAAAGTAAAGTAGTTGGAAGTTCCGAAAATCGTAAAGCCGTATTGGATATTGCCAAAAAATCCATCGTTCTTTTAAAAAATGAAAAACAATTACTTCCTTTAAAAAAAGAAGGATTAAAAATAGCCCTTATAGGCCCTTTAGCCAATGACAAAAACAGTCCTCTTGGTAGCTGGCGTCTGGCAGCCGATGACAATTCTGCTATTTCTGTTTTAGAAGGGCTCCAAAAATATAATAGCAATAAGATAAACTTTACAAAGGGAGTAGAACTTGTTGAAGGAAATACTGCTTTTGTATTTGAAACCAAGATAAATAAGTCTAACAAACAAGGCATGGATAAAGCACTGGCTAATGCAAAAAATGCCGATGTGGTTGTAATGGTCCTTGGAGAATACGGATACCAGTCCGGAGAAGGAAGAAGCAGGGCCTCTCTGGATTTACCGGGCTTACAACAGGAACTTCTGGAAAAAGTATTTGCAGTAAACAAAAACATAGTGCTGGTATTAATGAACGGTAGACCCTTAACCATTAACTGGGCCGATAAAAATATTCCGGCCATTCTTGAAGCATGGCATTTGGGGACTGAAAGCGGAAATGCAATCGCCCAGGTACTTTATGGCGATTATAACCCCAGCGGAAAACTTCCTATGACATTCCCCCGGAATGTTGGACAAATACCGGTATATTACAATTATAAAAACACCGGAAGGCCTGTAATACCCGGTGAAAACCTGGTTTTCTGGACACATTATATTGATGAGGTTAACACTCCTTTATACCCGTTCGGACATGGTTTAAGCTATACTACCTTTAAATATGAAAACCTTCGCCTGTCTAAAAGTGAGTTCGGATCCGGGCAAAGTATTGATGTTTCTTTTACCTTAACAAACACAGGAAAATATGAAGGTAAAGAAGTTGTTCAGCTTTATATAAGAGATCTTGTTGGAAGTGTAACCAGGCCGGTAAGAGAACTGAAAAATTTTGAGATGGTTTCTTTAAAACCGGGAGAATCTAAAACGGTTACTTTTAAAATTGACGAAGAAACCATTCAGTTTTATACTGCCAATAATAAATGGGAAGCCGAAAGTGGAGAATTTAAAGTATTTGTAGGCGGCAGTTCTTACACAACACTTGAGAGTTCGTTTTCATTCAATAAATAG
- a CDS encoding glycoside hydrolase family 16 protein gives MKKLKLILGVFFLMVIVSSCEDDDKSIGEIITPTNLVVTPEIVGQDTDNPNGDGSGEVIFTVKADNAISYRFVYNDVTYHAPLGSASIVFSNLGVNTYTVTAIAYGTGGASSSSTISVNVLATYSPPADLLQKLVGSGSKTWRIKSEKSGHFGLGPVGGTTPTEWYGAGPDEKAGLGMYDDRYIFSSDGTFTHITDNTNDNPTEDITGTVFGRVDLIDELNAGPGTVNSADVENYAYHDYSENWIIIAPGGVETITLTGLGFIGYYTGGDHRYEIFDRSVPGELLLRTTDGNNEFDWWFIITSDEEGEGDEQSLDVEYTTEVFTEEFDTNGTPDAAKWSYDTGTGTNGWGNNEEQYYTDRADNVIVEDGVLKIIAKAESFSGSNYTSARLKTQDKFEFTHGRVDVRAKLPSGGGTWPAIWMLGANFSDVGWPACGEIDIMEHVGNNPGIIGSALHTPSSSGDTQNKEDFSVPDATTEFHVYSVNWSENQISFLVDDEIFYTYNPEDKNADTWPFNANQFLILNIAMGGTLGGTIDPAFTEATMEIDYVKVFQ, from the coding sequence ATGAAAAAATTAAAATTAATATTAGGTGTCTTCTTCTTAATGGTTATTGTTTCAAGTTGTGAAGACGATGACAAGTCAATAGGAGAAATAATAACACCTACAAATCTTGTAGTTACCCCTGAAATTGTAGGACAGGATACCGATAACCCTAACGGGGATGGTAGCGGGGAAGTAATTTTTACTGTTAAGGCAGATAATGCCATAAGTTACAGGTTTGTATATAATGATGTAACTTATCATGCTCCTTTAGGTTCGGCCTCCATCGTTTTTTCAAATTTGGGAGTTAATACTTACACGGTTACAGCTATCGCTTACGGAACAGGAGGTGCCTCTTCCTCCTCCACAATTTCTGTAAATGTATTAGCTACTTACTCTCCTCCGGCCGACTTGTTACAAAAACTGGTAGGCAGTGGTTCGAAAACCTGGAGAATTAAATCTGAAAAATCCGGTCACTTTGGATTAGGGCCTGTAGGTGGCACTACACCTACAGAATGGTATGGAGCAGGACCTGATGAAAAAGCTGGTTTAGGTATGTATGACGACAGATATATTTTCAGTTCAGACGGTACATTTACACATATTACCGATAACACAAATGACAACCCTACAGAAGATATTACAGGTACTGTTTTTGGTCGTGTTGATTTAATTGATGAATTAAACGCAGGTCCCGGAACAGTAAATAGTGCCGATGTTGAAAATTATGCATATCATGACTATTCTGAAAACTGGATAATAATTGCTCCCGGTGGAGTTGAAACCATAACTTTAACCGGATTAGGCTTCATTGGTTACTATACAGGCGGTGACCATCGCTATGAAATTTTTGACAGGTCTGTGCCTGGTGAATTACTTTTAAGAACTACCGATGGCAACAATGAATTTGACTGGTGGTTTATCATTACTTCCGATGAAGAGGGAGAAGGAGATGAACAATCGCTTGATGTAGAATATACTACCGAAGTATTTACTGAAGAATTTGATACCAATGGTACACCGGATGCAGCTAAATGGAGTTATGATACAGGAACAGGAACCAATGGTTGGGGTAATAATGAAGAGCAATATTATACCGACAGAGCCGATAATGTTATAGTTGAAGACGGAGTGCTAAAAATTATTGCCAAAGCCGAAAGCTTTAGTGGCAGTAATTATACTTCCGCCAGGCTGAAAACTCAGGATAAATTTGAATTTACACATGGCCGGGTTGATGTAAGAGCCAAATTACCTTCCGGCGGTGGTACCTGGCCGGCTATCTGGATGTTAGGTGCTAATTTTTCAGATGTAGGATGGCCAGCCTGTGGCGAAATTGATATCATGGAACACGTAGGTAACAATCCCGGAATAATAGGATCGGCTTTACATACCCCTTCCAGCTCGGGAGACACCCAAAATAAAGAAGATTTTTCTGTACCGGATGCTACCACAGAATTTCATGTCTACTCTGTAAACTGGTCAGAAAATCAAATCAGCTTTTTAGTTGATGACGAAATATTTTACACCTATAATCCTGAGGATAAAAATGCCGATACCTGGCCTTTTAATGCCAATCAGTTTCTTATTCTCAATATAGCCATGGGAGGAACTTTGGGAGGTACTATCGATCCTGCTTTTACAGAAGCAACTATGGAAATTGATTATGTAAAAGTATTTCAATAA